A region of Haliotis asinina isolate JCU_RB_2024 chromosome 9, JCU_Hal_asi_v2, whole genome shotgun sequence DNA encodes the following proteins:
- the LOC137296636 gene encoding kelch-like protein 12 — MPPGKHNNFVIKESNDGHKITNKTISQKTLTGLSEFWKSRELCDVTISINGEELPAHRLVLALNSDYFRAMFTAGFQESQSGLITMDNLKMDAVRRLVEYMYSGILTVTRDNVQDLLVSADILQMSDIKTICCGFIEKEIDASNCLGILEFAESFACTELKVKCVQLVKLRFPVVSKTEEFLALKTEALIRILQYEDLCLGFSGEAVVLEAIVSWMEHDPMSRIPDLPDILKYVRLQCIPDSHLNRFKNSAVVMENPDVRLVIENQLNSTGSIQDKRKAVKFIYTIGGYLQSRTGPLCPRLRSVECYDLRQNSWDNVENIPILASSVQAFNIYGRLFCTAFELTNSPQINPDTEHAGFFEYDTLQNKWHDATECFSSEAVNVLHDCLRKSGAITLCPSSNKLYTVTEADVKCVHIELEDGDLACRRVETMPQIDFFKSESDCRSNYAAVVCQGNLYVIGGDERFSQMEIFPSAIMCMFDPTENKWVTRASMMEPRARFDAVEMNGYIYAVGGFNNRRLRSVERYDPRSNSWTYVAAMNKERSHLRAVVHDGKIFAMGGKSYSFRLGGARKVLNSCEVYNPTTDTWTFTQPMKQARCMFGAVVL, encoded by the exons ATGCCACCGGG gaaacacaacaactttgtaATTAAAGAAAGCAATGATGGCCAtaaaattacaaacaaaacaataagccAGAAGACATTAACTGGTTTGTCGGAGTTCTGGAAGAGTCGAGAATTATGTGATGTCACAATAAGT ATCAATGGTGAGGAGTTACCTGCCCATCGTCTGGTTTTGGCGCTAAACAGCGACTATTTCCGCGCCATGTTCACAGCAGGCTTTCAGGAATCCCAAAGCGGCCTCATCACCATGGACAACCTCAAGATGGATGCTGTACGCAGACTTGTGGAATACATGTACTCAGGAATCCTCACAG tgaCCAGAGACAACGTGCAGGATCTGCTGGTGTCTGCAGACATTCTGCAGATGTCTGATATCAAGACAATCTGCTGTGGGTTTATAGAGAAGGAAATTGATGCCTCAAACTGTCTAG GTATCCTGGAGTTTGCAGAGAGTTTTGCATGCACTGAGCTCAAGGTCAAGTGTGTTCAGCTGGTCAAGCTGAGATTCCCTGTCGTCTCCAAGACAGAAGAGTTCTTGGCACTAAAGACTGAGGCTCTCATCCGAATCCTGCAGTATGAAGACTTGTGTTTAG GGTTTTCTGGTGAGGCTGTTGTGCTCGAGGCCATTGTCAGCTGGATGGAACATGACCCAATGTCCAGGATACCAGACTTGCCAGACATTTTGAAATACGTGAGACTACAGTGTATCCCAGACAGCCACCTGAATCGATTCAAAAACAGCGCAGTAGTTATGGAAAACCCAG ATGTCAGGTTGGTCATTGAAAACCAGCTCAACTCCACTGGAAGTATCCAGGACAAGCGCAAGGCCGTGAAGTTCATCTACACCATAGGTGGATATCTGCAGTCTCGCACAGG CCCCTTGTGTCCGAGATTGAGGTCAGTGGAGTGTTATGACCTTCGCCAGAACAGCTGGGACAATGTAGAAAACATTCCAATTCTTGCATCCAGCGTTCAAGCCTTCAACATTTATGGTCGGCTGTTCTGTACAGCATTTGAGTTGACAAACTCTCCTCAAATAAACCCTGACACAGAACATGCAGGTTTCTTTGAATATGACACTCTACAGAACAAATGGCATGATGCGACTGAGTGTTTTTCATCTGAAGCAGTCAACGTCTTACATGACTGTCTAAGGAAATCAGGAGCAATAACTCTCTGTCCTTCTTCTAACAAATTGTACACTGTAACAGAAGCAGACGTCAAGTGTGTTCACATCGAGTTGGAGGATGGAGACTTGGCATGCAGGAGGGTTGAAACAATGCCTCAGATTGACTTTTTCAAAAGTGAATCTGACTGTCGGTCGAACTATGCAGCGGTTGTTTGTCAGGGAAACTTGTATGTGATTGGAGGGGATGAACGCTTCTCACAGATGGAGATATTCCCGTCGGCCATCATGTGTATGTTTGATCCGACAGAGAACAAGTGGGTGACCAGGGCGAGCATGATGGAGCCCAGGGCCAGATTTGATGCAGTGGAGATGA ATGGGTACATTTATGCTGTGGGTGGCTTCAACAACCGACGTCTGCGCAGCGTTGAGCGTTACGATCCCCGCTCCAACTCCTGGACATATGTTGCAGCCATGAACAAGGAACGAAGTCATCTGAGAGCTGTGGTGCATGATGGGAAGATTTTTGCTATGGGTG GAAAGTCGTACTCATTCCGTCTAGGCGGTGCTCGCAAGGTGCTGAACAGTTGTGAAGTGTACAACCCCACAACAGATACCTGGACCTTCACACAGCCCATGAAGCAGGCTAGATGTATGTTTGGTGCAGTTGTCTTGTAG
- the LOC137296400 gene encoding uncharacterized protein: MALASAVKVEVLLGNLEDIVLDPVTVAQATLSPSLDPSVNKGNGFSSSGREFLVAFPENVKPDQQCVIITTVLDAASVQVTAPSINYMDNVTISSWEGGYICMDGMIQLSGSGISDKVVHILSDNDVNVLAADYGLKSMDTYLALPVSGFGFSFYVVTYQSVNDKSHFSVISSTANTVVTVEFPPGLSTLDYNGIVIKKPSTIIVTLEKHEVMQFLNDKDLTGVYVSSNEPIAVIAGAKKSKLDTDGTSDHLVQQMTPVTTWGKHFVSVISPGKTSEMGELYRVLASTANTTVRVNGTVYNLAKEGDWFEAILQATDPVEVESNKAILLAKFVRQSKSFDPCMTIVVPNTQWQHRYSFRFPDTYKGVSAAHVVIVIDSHFKSSLMLNSAPLDIQNWVDVENTNLTSGYILLQTAYHVIQSSSAVFAVYLHQKNKHTGAFCSMAGMNLKQINANWTHSQEKAEDCVPSIASAMTPTTVSTPAAAATSATTTTVKPSSRPTTAMAATTITTTMVTTTISFHAADAVTSSTTSTLRSPSTSVIDVNESLPDNCTCEGSSRFIHQNMSLEQLQIIVNHLQTYLRVLPNQTSRSIRKKCSAPDDRPLSKTLGLTGCIFLSLCAIVVFLGDAPRIIRHLRGAICKRNLRNH, encoded by the exons atggcgttagcttctgctgtgaaagtaGAGGTGTTATtgggcaatctagaagatattgttctggatccagtgacagtggctcAAGCAACTTtgtcaccatccttggatccatctgtaaataagg GGAATGGCTTTAGCAGCAGTGGACGGGAATTTCTGGTAGCCTTTCCAGAAAACGTAAAGCCGGACCAACAGTGTGTCATCATCACTACCGTTCTCGACGCTGCCTCTGTCCAGGTCACTGCTCCAAGCATCAACTACATGGACAACGTCACCATCAGCAGCTGGGAGGGCGGCTACATCTGCATGGATGGAATGATACAGTTGTCGGGAAGTGGAATCTCGGATAAAGTTGTGCACATCCTCTCCGACAATGATGTAAATGTTCTAGCTGCAGACTATGGTCTTAAATCGATGGATACATATCTGGCATTACCTGTTAGTGGGTTTGGTTTCAGTTTCTACGTTGTCACCTACCAGAGTGTCAATGATAAGAGTCACTTTTCGGTGATATCTTCTACTGCAAATACCGTTGTTACCGTGGAGTTCCCCCCAGGTCTGTCAACACTGGACTATAATGGCATCGTCATCAAGAAACCATCCACAATCATTGTAACACTTGAAAAGCATGAGGTAATGCAATTCCTAAATGACAAAGATTTAACTGGTGTGTATGTGTCCTCCAACGAACCAATTGCTGTGATTGCAGGCGCCAAGAAATCCAAATTAGACACTGACGGAACAAGTGATCATTTAGTGCAGCAGATGACACCTGTCACCACATGGggtaaacattttgtttctgtcATCTCCCCAGGGAAGACCAGCGAGATGGGTGAACTGTATCGCGTCCTTGCAAGCACAGCAAATACGACTGTTCGTGTGAACGGAACAGTTTACAACCTGGCGAAAGAAGGGGACTGGTTTGAAGCAATTCTTCAAGCGACAGATCCTGTTGAAGTCGAATCAAATAAAGCTATCCTCTTGGCAAAGTTTGTGAGGCAAAGTAAAAGCTTTGACCCATGCATGACGATTGTTGTTCCAAACACTCAGTGGCAACATCGATACAGTTTCCGTTTTCCTGACACTTATAAAGGTGTGTCAGCCGCACacgttgtcattgtcattgactCTCACTTTAAGTCGAGTTTAATGCTAAACTCAGCACCCCTAGACATACAGAACTGGGTTGACGTTGAGAACACGAACCTGACGTCAGGATATATCCTTCTACAGACCGCCTATCACGTTATCCAAAGTTCCAGCGCTGTTTTCGCTGTATATCTACACCAAAAGAACAAACATACAGGCGCTTTCTGTTCTATGGCTGGAATGAATCTTAAGCAGATAAACGCG AACTGGACTCACTCGCAAGAAAAAGCTGAAGACTGTGTCCCGAGCATAGCGTCAGCAATGACACCAACGACTGTTTCAACTCCTGCAGCTGCTGCAACTTCTGCTACCACTACGACAGTGAAACCATCTTCACGTCCCACCACTGCCATGGCTGCTACGACGATCACTACTACGATGGTCACTACTACTATTTCGTTTCATGCTGCGGATGCTGTCACGTCGTCTACGACTTCAACCCTACGTTCGCCATCAACATCAGTGATAGATGTTAATGAAAGCCTGCCAGACAACTGCACATGTGAAGGGAGCTCCCGATTTATACATCAAAATATGTCCCTTGAACAACTTCAGATCATTGTGAACCATCTTCAGACATACCTCAGGGTCCTACCCAACCAAACATCCAGATCGATTAGGAAAAAGTGCAGTGCACCCGATGACAGACCCTTGTCAAAGACGTTAGGTTTGACAGGCTGCATATTTCTCTCTTTGTGTGCCATTGTGGTGTTCCTGGGAGACGCTCCACGAATCATAAGGCATCTGAGAGGTGCCATCTGCAAACGGAATCTCCGAAATCATTAA